In Amphiura filiformis chromosome 1, Afil_fr2py, whole genome shotgun sequence, the following are encoded in one genomic region:
- the LOC140161791 gene encoding uncharacterized protein, with protein MTLMTKLTLMLTVLEMYNCPVDANMDQADGDSDGVGDVCDNCPIDANMDQADGDGDGVGDLCDNCPDDSDMDQADGDGDSVGDVCDNCPFDENMDQAEGDGDDVGDVCDNCPDDANDQADFDVDSVGDVCDNCPVDANMDQADGDADDVGDVCDNCPSNANMDQADGDGDGVGDLCDNCPDDSNMDQADGDGDSVGDVCGICLFRLFIILCYLLCKCSTKIIVHLMPIWTKLKSDGDDVGDVCDNCPDDANDQADFDVDSVGDVCDNCPVDANMDQADGDGDDVGDLCDNCGELSNPTQSDVDGDTVGDDCDNCPNVDNTNQDDSDNNGIGNLCDTCFGTDTDSDTVPDICDNCPDDANMDQAEGDGDGVGDVCDNCPDDANDQADFDVDSVGDVCDNCPVDANMDQADGDGDGVGNLCDNCGELSNPTQSDVDGDTVGDDCDNCPNVDNTNQDDSDNNGIGDLCDTCFGTDTDTDTVPDICDNCPEDANDQADFDVDSVGDVCDNCPVDANMDQADGDGDSVGDLCDNCGELSNPTQSDVDGDTVGDDCDNCPNVDNTNQDDSDNNGIGDLCDTCFGTDTDTDTVPDICDNCPDDTNSGQSDADNDGIGDACDNCPGDGNMDQADGDVDGVGDVCDNCAADANPDQADGDGDDVGDMCDNCPDDSNMDQADGDGDAVGDVCDNCPDDSNMAQANGDGDAVGDVCDNCPGDDNMDQADGDGDGVGDVCDNCPDDANMDQDDGDGDGVGDVCGIC; from the exons ATGACGCTAATGACCAAGCTGACTTTGATGTTGACAGTGTTGGAGATGT aTAATTGTCCAGTTGATGCTAATATGGATCAAGCTGACGGTGATAGTGACGGTGTTGGAGATGTTTGcg ATAATTGTCCAATTGATGCCAATATGGACCAAGCTGATGGTGATGGTGACGGTGTTGGAGATCTGTGcg ATAATTGTCCAGATGATTCAGATATGGATCAAGCTGACGGTGATGGTGACAGTGTAGGAGATGTGTGCG ATAATTGTCCATTTGATGAAAATATGGACCAAGCTGAAGGCGATGGCGACGATGTTGGAGATGTGTGCG ATAATTGTCCCGATGACGCTAATGACCAAGCTGACTTTGATGTTGACAGTGTTGGAGATGTGTGCG aTAATTGTCCAGTTGATGCCAATATGGATCAAGCTGACGGTGATGCTGACGATGTTGGAGATGTTTGCG ATAATTGTCCAAGTAATGCCAATATGGACCAAGCTGATGGTGATGGTGACGGTGTTGGAGATCTGTGcg ATAATTGTCCAGATGATTCAAATATGGATCAAGCTGACGGTGATGGTGACAGTGTAGGAGATGTGTGCGGTATTTGTTTAtttcgtttatttattattttatgctatcTGCTTTGTAAATGTTCTACAAAA ATAATTGTCCATTTGATGCCAATATGGACCAAGCTGAAGAGCGATGGCGACGATGTTGGAGATGTGTGCG ATAATTGTCCCGATGACGCTAATGACCAAGCTGACTTTGATGTTGACAGTGTTGGAGATGTGTGCG aTAATTGTCCAGTTGATGCCAATATGGATCAAGCTGACGGTGATGGTGACGATGTAGGAGATTTGTGCG acAATTGCGGGGAATTATCAAACCCAACCCAAAGTGATGTTGATGGTGATACTGTCGGAGATGATTGCG ATAATTGTCCGAACGTTGATAATACAAACCAAGATGATAGCGATAATAATGGCATCGGCAATTTATGTG ATACATGTTTTGGCACAGACACAGATTCCGACACAGTCCCAGATATTTGTG ATAATTGTCCAGATGATGCCAATATGGACCAAGCTGAAGGCGATGGCGACGGTGTTGGAGATGTGTGCG ATAATTGTCCAGATGACGCTAATGACCAAGCTGACTTTGATGTTGACAGTGTGGGAGATGTGTGCG aTAATTGTCCAGTTGATGCCAATATGGATCAAGCTGACGGTGATGGTGACGGTGTAGGAAATTTGTGCG acAATTGCGGGGAATTATCAAACCCAACCCAAAGTGATGTTGATGGTGATACTGTCGGAGATGATTGCG ATAATTGTCCGAACGTTGATAATACAAACCAAGATGATAGCGATAATAATGGCATCGGCGATTTATGTG ATACATGTTTTGGCACAGACACAGATACCGACACCGTCCCAGATATTTGTG ATAATTGTCCCGAGGACGCTAATGACCAAGCTGACTTTGATGTTGACAGTGTGGGAGATGTGTGCG aTAATTGTCCAGTTGATGCCAATATGGATCAAGCTGACGGTGATGGTGACAGTGTAGGAGATTTGTGCG acAATTGCGGGGAATTATCAAACCCAACCCAAAGTGATGTTGATGGTGATACTGTCGGAGATGATTGCG ATAATTGTCCGAACGTTGATAATACAAACCAAGATGATAGCGATAATAATGGCATCGGCGATTTATGTG ATACATGTTTTGGAACAGACACAGATACCGACACCGTCCCAGATATTTGTG ATAACTGTCCTGATGACACCAACTCCGGTCAATCCGACGCTGATAATGACGGTATCGGAGATGCGTGCG ATAATTGCCCAGGTGATGGCAATATGGACCAAGCTGACGGTGATGTTGACGGTGTGGGAGATGTGTGCG ATAATTGTGCTGCTGATGCCAATCCGGACCAAGCTGATGGTGATGGTGACGATGTAGGAGATATGTGCG ATAATTGTCCAGATGATTCAAATATGGATCAAGCTGACGGTGATGGTGACGCTGTTGGAGATGTGTGcg ATAATTGTCCAGATGATTCAAATATGGCTCAAGCTAACGGTGATGGTGACGCTGTTGGAGACGTGTGTG ATAATTGTCCAGGTGATGACAATATGGATCAAGCTGACGGCGATGGTGACGGTGTAGGCGATGTGTGCG ATAATTGTCCAGATGATGCCAATATGGATCAAGATGACGGTGATGGTGACGGCGTTGGAGACGTGTGCGGTATTTGTTGA